The window TTCTCCAGATAATGTACAAGAAATGTATTTTGATTCGCTTAAATATTTAAATATTGATTTATCAATTAATGATATTCAATTTATAGAAGATAATTGGGAATCTCCTACATTGGGAGCTTGTGGAGTTGGTTGGGAAATTCGGCAAAATGGATTAGAAATTTCGCAATTTACGTATTTTCAACAAATGGGTGGATTGACTTGTGATCCTATATCTATTGAGCTAACATATGGATTAGAACGTATTTCTATGTTAATATTAGATGTAGATAATATTTTTGATATTCCTTGGACAAAAACAAAACAAGGAGGAATAATCAGTTATAAAGAAATATTTTATCAAAATGAAGTTGAAATGTCTTTATATAATTTTAAATTAGTTAATACTGATAATTTATTGAAAAATTTTGAGTTTTATCAAAATGAGGCTAATAAATTAATTTCTATAGGTTTAATTATTCCTGCATATGAGATGGTAATAAAAGCTTCTCATTTGTTTAATTTATTAGAAGCTAGAAAAATATTTTCTGTTAATGAAAGACAAAATTATATTTTTAAAATTAGAAAATTATCAACTTTAATAGCAAATATTTATTTTGTTCAGCGTAAAAGTTTAGGTTTTCCTTTAA is drawn from Candidatus Legionella polyplacis and contains these coding sequences:
- the glyQ gene encoding glycine--tRNA ligase subunit alpha; the encoded protein is MSSIVTFQDIFIKLQEFWINNGCLLLQPLDMEVGAGTFHPASFFRTIGPEPWFVSFFQPSRRPLDGRYGNSCNRLQYYYQFQVIIKPSPDNVQEMYFDSLKYLNIDLSINDIQFIEDNWESPTLGACGVGWEIRQNGLEISQFTYFQQMGGLTCDPISIELTYGLERISMLILDVDNIFDIPWTKTKQGGIISYKEIFYQNEVEMSLYNFKLVNTDNLLKNFEFYQNEANKLISIGLIIPAYEMVIKASHLFNLLEARKIFSVNERQNYIFKIRKLSTLIANIYFVQRKSLGFPLKK